In Streptomyces thermolilacinus SPC6, a single genomic region encodes these proteins:
- a CDS encoding acyl carrier protein: MTFELVKEILTTKGGLAPGPITPDASLAGAGVDSMALVVLSLQLEDRLGLEISEDDLSTAASVGGLAEMISRHAERRV; this comes from the coding sequence ATGACGTTCGAACTGGTCAAAGAGATCCTGACCACCAAGGGCGGCCTCGCCCCCGGCCCCATCACCCCAGACGCGTCCCTCGCCGGTGCGGGCGTCGACTCCATGGCCCTGGTCGTGCTGTCCCTCCAGCTCGAGGACCGCCTCGGCCTGGAGATCAGCGAGGACGACCTGTCCACCGCCGCCAGTGTCGGCGGCCTCGCCGAGATGATCAGCCGGCACGCGGAGCGCCGCGTATGA
- a CDS encoding beta-ketoacyl-ACP synthase 3 — MTAPAAAPEAPAVPAAPTAVLVGLGAWLPPRRVPNSELCARLDTSDEWIRERIGIAERRFAEPDVSTGDMAVEAGARAMASAGADTVDAVLVATSSPDHPCPATAPWVAHRLGLPSVAAFDVAAGCSGFLYAGTVAAGLIASGTAHRVLVVGAETMTSIVDPDDRATAPIFGEGAGAVVLEAGVPHAEGAMGPVVWGSDGSLADAIVVPAGGARGRRERDRAARGDFFVHMRGNEVFRHAVRRMAAAARDAVAAAGWEMGDIDRLIAHQANQRITAAVADTLGVPVGNCPSNIHEVGNTAAASLPLLLAHAADRGDLKPGHRTLLVAFGSGLAWAATTLVWPAGLTARL, encoded by the coding sequence GTGACAGCCCCCGCGGCCGCCCCGGAAGCTCCCGCAGTGCCCGCCGCGCCCACCGCCGTTCTCGTCGGGCTCGGCGCCTGGCTGCCTCCCCGGCGCGTTCCCAACAGTGAGCTGTGCGCCCGCCTCGACACCTCCGACGAGTGGATCCGGGAGCGGATCGGCATCGCCGAGCGCCGGTTCGCCGAACCGGACGTGTCCACCGGGGACATGGCCGTGGAGGCCGGGGCACGGGCCATGGCGTCGGCCGGTGCGGACACCGTCGACGCGGTCCTCGTGGCGACAAGCAGCCCCGACCATCCCTGCCCCGCCACCGCTCCCTGGGTCGCCCACCGGCTGGGACTGCCGTCCGTGGCCGCGTTCGACGTCGCCGCCGGATGTTCCGGCTTCCTGTACGCCGGTACGGTCGCCGCCGGTCTCATCGCCTCCGGTACGGCGCACCGCGTCCTGGTGGTGGGCGCGGAGACGATGACCTCCATCGTCGACCCCGACGACCGGGCGACCGCGCCGATCTTCGGGGAGGGGGCGGGCGCCGTGGTCCTGGAGGCGGGGGTCCCGCACGCGGAGGGCGCCATGGGGCCGGTGGTCTGGGGCAGCGACGGCTCGCTCGCGGACGCCATCGTCGTGCCCGCGGGCGGCGCGCGCGGCCGGCGGGAGCGCGACCGGGCCGCGCGCGGCGACTTCTTCGTCCACATGCGCGGCAACGAGGTCTTCCGCCACGCCGTGCGCAGGATGGCGGCCGCCGCCCGGGACGCGGTCGCCGCGGCCGGGTGGGAGATGGGGGACATCGACCGGCTGATCGCCCATCAGGCGAACCAGCGCATCACCGCCGCCGTCGCCGACACCCTCGGGGTGCCGGTGGGGAACTGCCCGTCCAACATCCACGAGGTGGGCAACACCGCCGCCGCGTCGCTGCCGCTGCTGCTCGCCCACGCCGCCGACCGGGGGGACCTGAAGCCCGGCCACAGGACGCTCCTGGTCGCGTTCGGCAGCGGTCTGGCCTGGGCGGCGACCACCCTCGTATGGCCCGCCGGGCTCACCGCCCGCCTGTAG
- a CDS encoding MFS transporter → MAKVVDTSAYVPASGRPAKGGWPGVVAVAAGTFTVVTSEMLPVGLLTPIGGSLDVSEGTAGLTLTVTGLVAALAAPLVTAAVGRIDRRVVLCSLMVLLAAANALAAWSPDFTVMTAARVLIGIGMGGVWSLAGGLAVRLVPAGSVGPATSAVFSGIAIASVVGVPAGAYLGELAGWREAFLAVAGLAGLVAVAMAVLLPPLPAENAVALGGVLRLLGTRRVATGLVLVALLVTGHFAAYTYVRPVLEEVSGVPAAMIGTLLLVYGIAGIAGNFAAGARVGRSLRGTLLVICAALAASVLLVPLLGLSVAGAAILLVVWGLAYGGVSVSAQTWLALAAPEAREGATSLFVGVFNGAIALGAFTGGLVLDGFGPRSVLLLGGALSLGALLVVLLGRAPGTAAAPAGPRA, encoded by the coding sequence ATGGCAAAAGTCGTTGACACATCCGCATATGTCCCCGCGTCCGGAAGGCCCGCGAAGGGCGGGTGGCCCGGGGTCGTCGCGGTGGCGGCGGGGACCTTCACCGTGGTCACGTCGGAGATGCTGCCCGTGGGCCTGCTCACTCCGATCGGCGGTTCCCTGGACGTGAGCGAGGGCACGGCCGGGCTGACGCTCACCGTCACCGGTCTGGTCGCCGCGCTCGCCGCGCCGCTGGTCACCGCGGCGGTGGGCCGGATCGACCGGCGCGTGGTGCTCTGCTCCCTGATGGTCCTGCTGGCGGCGGCCAACGCGCTGGCCGCCTGGTCGCCGGACTTCACGGTCATGACGGCGGCCCGGGTACTGATCGGCATCGGGATGGGTGGTGTCTGGTCCCTCGCGGGCGGCCTGGCCGTACGGCTGGTTCCGGCCGGGTCCGTCGGGCCGGCGACCTCCGCCGTCTTCAGCGGTATCGCCATCGCCTCCGTGGTGGGCGTGCCCGCCGGGGCGTACCTCGGTGAACTCGCCGGATGGCGGGAGGCGTTCCTCGCCGTGGCCGGTCTCGCGGGGCTGGTGGCCGTCGCCATGGCCGTCCTGCTGCCGCCGCTTCCCGCCGAGAACGCGGTCGCGCTGGGCGGTGTGCTGCGCCTCCTCGGCACCCGCCGGGTGGCCACGGGGCTCGTGCTGGTGGCGCTGCTGGTGACCGGCCACTTCGCCGCGTACACCTACGTCCGGCCGGTCCTGGAGGAGGTTTCCGGCGTCCCCGCCGCGATGATCGGCACGCTGCTGCTGGTGTACGGGATCGCCGGTATCGCGGGCAACTTCGCGGCCGGTGCCCGGGTGGGCCGGTCGCTGCGCGGCACCCTGCTGGTGATCTGCGCGGCGCTGGCCGCCTCGGTGCTGCTCGTCCCGCTGCTCGGGCTGTCCGTGGCGGGCGCCGCGATCCTGCTGGTGGTGTGGGGGCTGGCGTACGGCGGTGTGTCGGTGAGCGCCCAGACCTGGCTGGCGCTGGCCGCGCCGGAGGCCCGGGAGGGGGCGACGTCGCTGTTCGTCGGCGTGTTCAACGGCGCCATCGCCCTGGGTGCCTTCACGGGCGGCCTCGTGCTGGACGGCTTCGGCCCCCGGTCGGTCCTGCTGCTGGGCGGCGCGCTGTCGCTCGGCGCCCTGCTGGTCGTCCTCCTCGGGCGCGCGCCGGGGACGGCCGCCGCGCCCGCGGGGCCGAGGGCCTGA
- a CDS encoding LysR family transcriptional regulator, producing MTITEAEAVPTGATRAPAGTVEIRELECFLVLAEELHFGRTGERLYVSQGRVSQLIRALEQRIGARLVDRTSRRVRLTPLGEDFLSALRPAYAALRATVENARAAALGHSGTLRLGFQGAVGYGFTEVIGEFEERYPGCETRITELPLSDPFGPLHRDEVDIAVVLLPVREQGLVLGPVFSRQPQYLAVSRRHAFADRTALDAEDLAATRLVGVAAPAPDYWREFQAPTRTPAGTPVPRGPRVGTLQEGLSLVAANRGVMLLCRPTAEYHHRRDVVHVPVTGLPESALGLVWHRDRENPRVRAFAQAVTETLAGLAP from the coding sequence ATGACGATCACCGAAGCCGAAGCGGTGCCCACCGGCGCGACGCGCGCACCGGCGGGCACGGTGGAGATCCGTGAGCTGGAGTGCTTCCTCGTCCTCGCGGAGGAGCTGCACTTCGGGCGGACGGGGGAGCGGCTGTACGTCTCGCAGGGCCGGGTCAGCCAGTTGATCCGTGCCCTCGAGCAGCGCATCGGCGCCCGCCTGGTGGACCGTACGAGCCGACGGGTGCGGCTCACCCCGCTCGGTGAGGACTTCCTGAGCGCGCTGCGTCCGGCCTACGCCGCGCTGCGCGCCACCGTCGAGAACGCCCGCGCGGCGGCCCTCGGGCACAGCGGCACGCTGCGGCTCGGCTTCCAGGGCGCGGTGGGGTACGGATTCACTGAGGTGATCGGGGAGTTCGAGGAGCGGTACCCCGGCTGCGAGACCCGGATCACCGAGTTGCCGCTCTCCGACCCGTTCGGGCCGCTGCACCGGGACGAGGTGGACATCGCGGTCGTCCTCCTGCCGGTCCGGGAGCAGGGGCTGGTGCTGGGGCCCGTCTTCTCCCGTCAGCCGCAGTACCTGGCGGTCTCCCGCAGGCACGCCTTCGCCGACCGGACCGCCCTGGACGCCGAGGACCTGGCGGCCACGCGGCTCGTCGGGGTCGCGGCCCCGGCGCCGGACTACTGGCGCGAGTTCCAGGCGCCCACCCGCACCCCGGCGGGCACCCCGGTGCCGCGGGGCCCGAGGGTCGGCACGCTCCAGGAGGGCCTGTCCCTGGTGGCGGCCAACCGGGGCGTGATGCTGCTCTGCCGGCCCACCGCCGAGTACCACCACCGACGGGACGTGGTCCACGTGCCGGTGACGGGGCTGCCCGAGTCCGCCCTCGGCCTGGTCTGGCACCGCGACCGCGAGAACCCCCGAGTCCGCGCCTTCGCCCAAGCAGTCACCGAAACCCTCGCCGGCCTGGCGCCGTAA